The Acidobacteriota bacterium region TACCTGTCCGGCCAGGTCGGTCTGGATCCGGAGACCCGGGAGATGGCCTCGGGAATCGAGGCGGAGACCAAGGTCACCATGGAGAACCTGAAGCGGGAACTGGAGGCCAAGGGATACGGCTTCTCCGACGTGGTGGCCACCCACGTGTGGCTGACCGATATGAGTGACATCGGCCCGATGAGCCAGGTCTATCGCTCCTTCCTCGAGCAGGACAAGCTTCCCAGCCGCACCACCGTCGCGGTTTCGGAGCTGGCGCTGGGAGCCAGCGTGGAAATCGCCATGGTCGCCGTGCAGGGAGAGAAACAGTACGTCTATCCCGAAGGAACCGAGCCCGGCAAGGCGCCTTACAGTCCCGGCGTGCTGGCGGGCGACCGCCTCTTTGTGTCGGGTCAGGCCGGAGTCATTCCGGGAACGGCACCACCCAAACTGGTCGAAGGCGACGTCAAGGCGCACGTGACCCAGACCCTCAAGAACATAGAGACGGTGCTGAAGGCGGCCGACATGGATTTCTCGAACGTGGTCTCGACCGAGGTCTTCATGACCAGCGGCGACCATTTCGGACCCATGAGCGAGACCTACGTTTCCATGGTGCCCGATCCCAAGCCGGCCCGGGTGCCCATTCTGGTCTCGGCCATTCCCCTCAATTCACCCGTCGAAATCACCATGATCGCCAGCCGGGAGGAAAAAACGCCGGTGCTGCCTGAAGGCATGGGGCCGAGCAGCGCTTACAGCCGCGGTCTCAAGGTGGGCAACACCATGTACATCGCCGGGGTGTTCAGTGCCAAGGAGACGGTGGAAGAGCGGGTGAACGATTGCCTGGACCGGGTGAAGCAGATCTACGAGGCCGGCGGGTTCGCCATGAGCGACGTGGTCGAGGCCAGGGTCTACCTCAAGGACTGGGAAGACTATGGCGGCATGAATGCCGCCTATCGGCGCTATTTCCCTGAGAATCCACCGACCCGGGCCACCATGGAGGTTCCCGATTCACCCGGAACCACCAGGATCGGGATGGCCTTCGTGGCCGCCAAGCCCGCGGCCGAATAGCCGTGCCCCCCACGACGGGGCGGGCCCGTGGCTAAGTGGAGAGTGGAGAGCGAAGAGTGGTTAGCCCTGCCTCCGCCCTGCCACACGGATCATTCGGGGCGAAATTGGCTTATTCCAGTCAAGCTTGAGGGCGCGGGCGCCTTTGTCTAAGGGCGCTGGACATCGGGCAGGTTAGCCATCTGTCTGTCGCGCGTCAGAATCTGCAGGCCGGCGCGATGGTACTCGTCAGCGATGAGGCGGTCAAAAAGGCCGGCGCCGCCGGATGCTTCCAGGGCGACGATGACCGAACGCCCATTCAGCGGTGCGATCAGACCGCTGGTAAGGATGCTCAGTAGACCCAATCGAGCGTCAGCGCCATCAAACCCATAATGGTGCTGAACGGCCACAAATGCCTCCCCAATCACCTGGTTCGAAGCGAAGACCTCGGCACCATCGCGTTCTACCAGGGCAATCATCTCTCGTTCGCAGCGCTCGTATTCGCTCGCCGGCAAACCTGTCAACAGCCGCACCAGCACGGAAGTATCAATCCCGTAACGACGGGTCATAGGGCTCACTTCGGAACTTCTCGATGTCGAACGGGGGATGTCCGGGTGGAATTTTGTCTCTGAGCGGCGCCAGTTTCGAATAGTCGATCCGCCGCGGCCGCAATATGAAGCCTTCGGGGCTTTCCTGCAGTTCGAGTCGGTCACCAGGGCCCACGCCCAGCGCAGCCAGCACCCGAGCCGGGAAGGTGACCTGTCGCTTGGATGTAATCTTGACGATCATGGCGACTCTCCTTACAAATATCTTTTCTCAGTAAGGAGCGGAATTCAAGCATTGCAGCGCGCCCCCGAGGACGATTGAGGCGTTCGAAAAATAGGCAGCGGGGTCGCTGCCGGGAATGGCCACAAAAGGCACGAAATCACAAAAACTACAAAAAGAGCAGAACGGAATCAGACAATTCGTTTTGTGACTCTTGTGCTTTTTGTGGTTGACCCGCATTGCTCACCGGGTCGCACCCGATATTGAGAATGGCAGAACATCACGTTCGCCGGCAGATTGACTTGGCTCGCTGGGAACTCCGAAAAAATCGCGATTCTTAAAATATTTCAAAATTAACCAAAAACGCCGACAAAATAGGCCAACAAAATTTGACTGGTGACACCGCCAGGTATAAAATGCGAATGCATTTAAAAGTAGATTTCGCAAATTTTCTGGACGCTTGCCGCGGCAAGTGGTTTGGGGGTTGTATGAGCTACCTGGCGGTTCTCGTCGCTATTGCCGTTCACCTCGTGGCTGTCTCTCTTCATGGGGAGGAACAGAAGCCCAGCTTCGAAGCAGACATTCAGCCCATCATCGAGGCTCGTTGCATCGCCTGTCACCAGGGTGCATCCGCTCAGAGCGGGCTGGTCATGGAAACGGTTGAGGCGCTGCTGGTCGGCGGCGAAAAGGAAGGACCGTCGATTATACCCGGCAACAGCGCCGAGAGTTCGCTTCTGCTCTATCTGAGGGGCGAGCGCCAGCCCCAGATGCCCATCGGCGGCGATCCGCTGTCGGCGGAGCAGATCGATCTGATCGCCCGCTGGGTCGACCAGCTTTCCCA contains the following coding sequences:
- a CDS encoding RidA family protein, with the protein product MTKRDLLGLTVLCAFGVLCLAACQQAPVEEPAPAGPPFSSAIEVDDTLYLSGQVGLDPETREMASGIEAETKVTMENLKRELEAKGYGFSDVVATHVWLTDMSDIGPMSQVYRSFLEQDKLPSRTTVAVSELALGASVEIAMVAVQGEKQYVYPEGTEPGKAPYSPGVLAGDRLFVSGQAGVIPGTAPPKLVEGDVKAHVTQTLKNIETVLKAADMDFSNVVSTEVFMTSGDHFGPMSETYVSMVPDPKPARVPILVSAIPLNSPVEITMIASREEKTPVLPEGMGPSSAYSRGLKVGNTMYIAGVFSAKETVEERVNDCLDRVKQIYEAGGFAMSDVVEARVYLKDWEDYGGMNAAYRRYFPENPPTRATMEVPDSPGTTRIGMAFVAAKPAAE
- a CDS encoding PIN domain-containing protein; the protein is MTRRYGIDTSVLVRLLTGLPASEYERCEREMIALVERDGAEVFASNQVIGEAFVAVQHHYGFDGADARLGLLSILTSGLIAPLNGRSVIVALEASGGAGLFDRLIADEYHRAGLQILTRDRQMANLPDVQRP
- a CDS encoding AbrB/MazE/SpoVT family DNA-binding domain-containing protein, which translates into the protein MIVKITSKRQVTFPARVLAALGVGPGDRLELQESPEGFILRPRRIDYSKLAPLRDKIPPGHPPFDIEKFRSEPYDPSLRD